The genomic stretch TTTCATTATCGCAGGACTTGGAGTTTCCTTGCTTGCGTTTGTTTTTGTTTTCTGGCTTTATATGTGGATAAAGAAACAGCCATCCGATAATCCCAAGATAGCTGAAATGGGCAAATACATTAGACAAGGCGCGATGACATTCTTAAAAAAAGAATACATCATTCTCGCCAAATTCGCCGGCGTAGTGTCGCTGTTTATTTTTGTGTTTTTGCCCAAACCTATCTGGCAAGGCAATCTAGCGCAAACCATAGGCGACCATATCGGCGTGGTGGCGGCGTATATTTTGGGTAATGTTTTTAGTTGCCTCGCCGGCTATATCGGCATAGCCATTGCCACAGTCGCCAATATTAAGACGGCCGAAGCCGCAAAACAAGGCATCAAACCCAGCTTTTTGTGCGGATTCCGCGGCGGCGCGGTTATGGGACTTGCCGTGGTGGGCGCGAGTCTTTTGGGAATAGGTCTGGCTTATCTTGTATTTATGGCGACGGACAATTCGTTATTGATGTTGGGCTTTAGCTTTGGCGCGTCCAGCCTAGCTTTGTTTGCAAAGGCGGGCGGCGGTATCTTTACCAAGACTGCGGATATTAGCGCGGACTTGGTCGGGAAAGTGGAGCTTGGCATACCCGAAGACGACCCCCGCAACCCCGCTGTTATCGCCGATAACGTGGGCGACAATGTGGGCGATGTCGCGGGCATGGGGGCAGATTTGTTTGACTCCAATGTGGCGTCAATGACGGCGGCTTTGGTCATGGGCGCGAGCCTAGGCGTAGCCAAAAATATTATGATGATATTCGCTTTTGCGTCAATCGGGCTTTTGTCCTCGTTGATTGGAATATTCCTAGCGCGCATGGGCAAAAAAGACGACCCGACTTTTGCGCTTAACACAAGCACCTATATAACCACGGGATTGTTTTTAGCGTTGTCCGCGGCGGCGACAGCCATATTCAAATTTGATTGGCGGATATGGGGAGCGTCCGTATTGGGTCTTTTGGTAGGCGTGGTTATAGGCATTGTCACCGATTACTTTACCAATGATACCAAGCGTCCCGTCCAAAATGTCGCCAAAGCATCGGCAAGCGGACCGGCGTTTACAATCTTGTCGGGCGTAAGCTATGGGTTTTTGAGCGTGTTGCCCGCTATGATAGGAATAGCAATATCGGCATTGGGCGCATATTACTTGTGCGCGCCCTTGGGCGAAGGTTATGGAATGTTTGGTATCTCAATGTCGGCGGTAGGCATGCTTTCAATAGTCGGAATGATTATAAGCAACGACGCTTACGGCCCTATCGTTGACAACGCGCGCGGGCTTGCCGAAATGGGCGGTCTTGGCGACGAGGTTTTGGAAAGAGCGGATAGCCTAGACTCCGCAGGAAACACGGTCAAGGCCATCACAAAAGGCTTTGCCATAGGCGCGGCGGGTCTTACCGTTATCGCGCTTTTGGGCGCGTTTATCAGCGAAGTAAACGAAGCCGCCGAAGCTTTGGGACTGGCCAAAATAAGCGGTTTTGATATAACCAATCCTTTGGTCTTCTTTGGACTTATTATAGGCGCAGCCGTTCCCGCGGTGTTCAGCGCTATGCAAATTTTGGGCGTGGACCGCAACGCGCAAAGAATGGTAAAAGAAATCCACAGACAGTTTGACGAAATCCCCGGCCTTAAAGAGGGCAAAGAGGGCGTAATCCCCGAATACGACAAATGCATCGTTATCGCCACCCACGGCGCTATAAGGGAGCTTATCCCCGCGGGATTGTTCGCCATAATTATTACTTTGGTGGTAGGCTTTGTGGGCGGCGTTCAGGCTATGGGCGGATTTTTGACCGGAAACATTGTAAGCGGATTATTGCTTGCCTTGTTTATGTCCAATAGCGGCGGGCTTTGGGACAACAGCAAAAAGTATATAGAAGCCGGCAACATCGGCGGCAAGGGCAGCGAGGCGCACAAGGCCGCTGTGGTAGGCGATACCGTGGGCGATCCTTTCAAGGATACGGCGGGACCGAGCATTAATACCCAAATCACCGTCGTAAGCTTGGTGGCGTCGCTTATGGGCGCGCTGTTCTTGGCGTATAATGTCATAAATCTTATTTAAGATAATCCCAAAAAACTAAAACAATAAAGGCAAGAAAGTCTCTTGCCTTTTTTTATCGCCAAAACGGTTAAAAAAGGCTAACGCCTAATTTTTTAAGATATTTTAAAAATCAAAAAAAAGACAAAGGGCTTCAATAAAACCTTTTGTCTTTTTTGATAAAAAGGAAGCTTATAACTAAAACAATCTATATTTTTATAATAACACAATATCAAATAAAGTAAAGCATATTTACCAAAATTTGCCAATTTTGTCTATTTAAAAATCAATATCTTTTAAAAAAAGATTTTATTTTAAGACATAAGCCGTATTTTGTTTTGTTTTTTTCAATTTTCAAAGTATGCCCTAAATCAAATTCTATAATCCGTCTTTGATGAACTTATTTATATGTTAAAAAGACGAGCTTTTTACTCGTCTTTGATTTTTAATGTTATCTTGACATATTTATTATTCATTATAAGATTCAACTAAAATCAATTGATCAGCTGTATATTCCTTCATTATAGCTTTTTCTATCATATCGCCATTTTCATCAATAAATTCAACAGTAAATGCTTCGCCGTTTCCTAAAACGTCAACGATAGTTCCAGTATATGTTTTTTTCACGCCCGCTTCAAGATCATCTTCTTTCAATCTCACAATATCTAATAATTTGAACATTATCCCTCCTTTTCTAGGCAAAAACTATGCGCTTTATTCACCAAAACATGTTTTACCCTTTAATAAAATATTTGTATGGATATTAATTATTATATTTTAATTTTCAAATTCCGCAACATTTTTTCAGCATTTTAACTTTTATATAATTTTTATATTTTTTTAATTATTCTTTATCATATCTATAATTTAGGCGTTTTTTTACGTATCAAAAAATTTACCGCGCCGTTATTTCTATTTTTGGCTTTGGCTTAATAAGATATATTTATGACTTTGTATGATTTAAAAATAGGCGAGAGCGCCGAGATCGTGCGAGTGTCGGGCGCGAGCGCCAAAAAACTTGGGGAGCTAGGCTATACCCCAAAAACCAAAATAAAAGTCCTTAATATCAGCCTGTTTGACGGCAGATTAATTTTGATAAGGGATTGCGTAGTCGGGCTTAGAAGCTCGTTGGCTAAGGACATAGAAGTAAGATTGCTAAAAGACAAGGAGCCGCCAATTTGAATATTATTAAGGCCCTTATGATCGGCAACGCCAATACCGGCAAGACTACCTTATTTAACGAACTGACCAAGAGCAATCTACATACGGGCAATTGGTATGGCGTCACGGTTGCGGGCGAAAAAAAAGCCTTTAGGTTTAAGGGCTATGAAATAATATTGGAAGACTTGCCGGGCATATATTCTTTAAAGCTTGCGGGCGCGGAAGAAAAAATAACTCTAAACAGGCTAAAGCGCGGCGGTTATGATTTGGTCCTTAACATATGCGAAGTCAAGGCGCTTGCCCGCAACCTTTACCTTTCGTTGCAGCTAAAAGCGCTTGGCGTCAATATGGTTGTGGTTGTCAATATGGCGGACGAGCAAAAAGATTTTGAGATAGATTTTGATTTATTGTCTAAAACGCTGCAAGTCCCCGTAGTGTCCATAAGCGCCAAAAAAAGAATTAACCTGGATGTTTTATGCGAGCAGATAATAAAGAGCTATAAAACTTCAACCCAAAAACCTATCCAAGATATTGAAAAAAAACTACAAGACTTAAACGCCCCCCAAGCGTATTCGTATATAGACAACCTTATGCGAAGCGTCAAAAAACAAAAGACAACCAAAAATGACTTATCCAAAGCCGATAAAATTATCCTCAATAAATTCTTGTGCCTGCCTATTTTCGCGCTTATTATGGGCGCGGTGTTTTTTGTTACATTTGAGCTTGCGGGCAGCCGCTTTTCGGATATTTTGGGACAGTGGATAACCAAGCTGGAAAGCGTTATTTCCACGGGGCTCAAAAAAGCGGGCGTTAGCGTAGGCTTTAACAAACTTGTAAGCGAAGCGATTTTGGGCGGGGCGGGGAGCGTTATTGAGTTTTTGCCGCAAATCACGCTTTTGTTTTTTTGTCTGGCGATATTGGAAGACAGCGGTTATATGGCAAGGGCGGCCTATGTCTTGGACGGGGCTTTGCAAAAGATAGGCCTAAACGGCAGAGCCGCGTATACATTGCTAATGGGCTTCGGGTGTTCGGCTACGGCGGTTTTTACGGCCAAGAGCATAGAGCAGCCAAGCGTAAGGCTAAAAACCGTTATGATAACGCCCTTTATATCGTGCAGCGCGCGCATGCCGGTATTTTTGGCGATTTCGGGCGCGTTTTTTTCCAAATTCAGCTATTTGATTGTGACGGGATTATATTTGGGTGGAATAATAGCCGCTTGCGTATGGGCGCTGATACTAAACAAATTCTTAAAAATTGACATCAAGGAAAACGACTTTTTTATTGAATTGCCGCCATATTGGTTGCCGTCTTTTAAAAGAGCGCTAAAGCTCGCGCTCCAAGAGATAAAAAACTTCTTTATCCGCGTCTGCACGGTCTTGTTTTTGGTCAATATTGTCGTATGGATTTTGGGAAGCTTTGATTGGCGCTTAAAATATGTGGGCTTGGCGGGCGACAGCATCCTAAAAAGCGTATCCCAAATTTTGCTGCCTTTGTTTTTGCCCATAGGCGTTACCAAATGGCAGGCGGTAAGCGCGCTTATCTGCGGTTTGGTCGCCAAAGAGACCGTAGTTTCCGCTATAGCCACTTTGGGCGGCATTTCCCAAATTTTGCCGACTTGGACTCAAGCCTTGCCGTTTTTGACGTTTGTTTTGCTTTACAGCCCTTGCGTCGCGACGATAGCGGCGATACGCAAAGAACTGGGCAAAAAATGGGCCTTGATATCTTTTCTGATGCATCTTGTTTGCGCTTATTTGATGTCAATGATAGTTTTTGGCGTTATCCTGATAGCCAATATTTCTTTGAATATAATAATTATTTTGGCGGTTTTGTTAATCGCTTATTTGATTATAAAAACAGCTTTTAAGTTTGAGATGGATAAAAAAAGAAATTAAAACGCTTAATTTTGGCTTAAGGTATAAGCCGTTTTAAATTATTCATTAAATTCTAATTGTTTTTTAATTATTCTTTAATCTATTTTAATTCGCAAACATATAAATCAATGCTATACTTATATATAGGAGGTTATTATGAAATGGGTAAGAAACCGCATTGTAGGCGGAATATTTCTCATAATAGTTGCGTTGGTTATGTTTGCCCTTTACCGAGAATTTAGGCTTTTTTACGGCTTTAGCTTTATGGGCCTTTTTCCTTTGATAATTTTTGGGGCTGTCGCGATAACGTTTATAATCTCTATCGTTCAAGGAATAAAGGGAAACCAGCAACACAACCCCCCTCAAGACGGCCATTATCACCCTGATCATCATAACCGCCGCGATGACAACGCCCAAACCTATAACCAACCTAAAAAATACAATGTATATAGAGGATATTATAACAGATGCCCTATGTGCGACAGCGAAACAGAACCCGACCAAAAATTTTGCATCAATTGCGGCAATAAATTAAAAGATTAACGCCTAAGCGGTTTTTAGATAAATAATCATTAAGACCGTAAAAACTATTTTACGGTCTTTATTTTTTTGTCCTTTGTCAAAGGCTATTTACATATGTAATTTTTTTACTTAATCTTTTGGGGTTTAATGCTATAATTAAAATAAATTGGAGGATAAAATGAAAAAATCCGATTTTATATTAATCGGTTTGGCGTGCGACAATTGCATAGCGCAAGTTACCAAGGCAATCAAAAAATTAAAAGGAATCAAGTCCTATAAAATAACCTTAGAATCCATGATGTTAGAATATGACCAAAACAAAGTATCCGAACAGGATATAATAAGCGCGGTTCAATCGTTGGGATATAACGCAAGACCAAATAACCAGTAAAGAAGGCCGTTCATGAAAACAGAAAGCTATAAAATTGTCGGAATGTCATGCGCCGCCTGTTCGGCGAGGGTGGAAAAGGCGCTAAAGCGAAGAAAGGGCGTAAAAAGCGTCAATGTTAATCTTGCCATCAATACTATGACAATCACGTATGATCCAAATATTATCCAAAGCCGGCAAATAATCCAATATGTTAAAGACGCCGGCTATAAGGCTTTTTTGCATAGCGACTTGACCAACGACCAAAAAAGAGCGCTGGAAATCAAAGAATACAAAAGCCTATTTTATAGGTTAATAATCTCCGCCATATTTTCCGCGCCTTTATTTTTGGCGATGTTTGTTCATATGTCAAAAGCGGGGCATTTTCTTAACAGGCCGATATTTTTGTATTTGCAGCTAGCTTTTGCCACCATAGTTCAATTCGGCACAGGAAGCGCTTTTTACATAGGAGCTTACAAGTCAATCAAAAACAAAAGTCTTAATATGGATGTTTTGGTCGCTTTGGGCACGACGGCGGCTTATCTT from Clostridiales bacterium encodes the following:
- a CDS encoding sodium-translocating pyrophosphatase, which encodes MVVFSKSPNSYNKGETDLDLKIIFFIIAGLGVSLLAFVFVFWLYMWIKKQPSDNPKIAEMGKYIRQGAMTFLKKEYIILAKFAGVVSLFIFVFLPKPIWQGNLAQTIGDHIGVVAAYILGNVFSCLAGYIGIAIATVANIKTAEAAKQGIKPSFLCGFRGGAVMGLAVVGASLLGIGLAYLVFMATDNSLLMLGFSFGASSLALFAKAGGGIFTKTADISADLVGKVELGIPEDDPRNPAVIADNVGDNVGDVAGMGADLFDSNVASMTAALVMGASLGVAKNIMMIFAFASIGLLSSLIGIFLARMGKKDDPTFALNTSTYITTGLFLALSAAATAIFKFDWRIWGASVLGLLVGVVIGIVTDYFTNDTKRPVQNVAKASASGPAFTILSGVSYGFLSVLPAMIGIAISALGAYYLCAPLGEGYGMFGISMSAVGMLSIVGMIISNDAYGPIVDNARGLAEMGGLGDEVLERADSLDSAGNTVKAITKGFAIGAAGLTVIALLGAFISEVNEAAEALGLAKISGFDITNPLVFFGLIIGAAVPAVFSAMQILGVDRNAQRMVKEIHRQFDEIPGLKEGKEGVIPEYDKCIVIATHGAIRELIPAGLFAIIITLVVGFVGGVQAMGGFLTGNIVSGLLLALFMSNSGGLWDNSKKYIEAGNIGGKGSEAHKAAVVGDTVGDPFKDTAGPSINTQITVVSLVASLMGALFLAYNVINLI
- a CDS encoding DUF4926 domain-containing protein, translating into MFKLLDIVRLKEDDLEAGVKKTYTGTIVDVLGNGEAFTVEFIDENGDMIEKAIMKEYTADQLILVESYNE
- a CDS encoding ferrous iron transport protein A, with the protein product MTLYDLKIGESAEIVRVSGASAKKLGELGYTPKTKIKVLNISLFDGRLILIRDCVVGLRSSLAKDIEVRLLKDKEPPI
- a CDS encoding ferrous iron transporter B, translating into MNIIKALMIGNANTGKTTLFNELTKSNLHTGNWYGVTVAGEKKAFRFKGYEIILEDLPGIYSLKLAGAEEKITLNRLKRGGYDLVLNICEVKALARNLYLSLQLKALGVNMVVVVNMADEQKDFEIDFDLLSKTLQVPVVSISAKKRINLDVLCEQIIKSYKTSTQKPIQDIEKKLQDLNAPQAYSYIDNLMRSVKKQKTTKNDLSKADKIILNKFLCLPIFALIMGAVFFVTFELAGSRFSDILGQWITKLESVISTGLKKAGVSVGFNKLVSEAILGGAGSVIEFLPQITLLFFCLAILEDSGYMARAAYVLDGALQKIGLNGRAAYTLLMGFGCSATAVFTAKSIEQPSVRLKTVMITPFISCSARMPVFLAISGAFFSKFSYLIVTGLYLGGIIAACVWALILNKFLKIDIKENDFFIELPPYWLPSFKRALKLALQEIKNFFIRVCTVLFLVNIVVWILGSFDWRLKYVGLAGDSILKSVSQILLPLFLPIGVTKWQAVSALICGLVAKETVVSAIATLGGISQILPTWTQALPFLTFVLLYSPCVATIAAIRKELGKKWALISFLMHLVCAYLMSMIVFGVILIANISLNIIIILAVLLIAYLIIKTAFKFEMDKKRN
- a CDS encoding heavy-metal-associated domain-containing protein, whose protein sequence is MKKSDFILIGLACDNCIAQVTKAIKKLKGIKSYKITLESMMLEYDQNKVSEQDIISAVQSLGYNARPNNQ